A genomic segment from Bryobacteraceae bacterium encodes:
- a CDS encoding substrate-binding domain-containing protein — MRVFAATAATMLLAAGSGCTRDATKTIGVAPKGASHIFWQTVHAGAVKAAREGGFEVEWKAPALEVDSSRQIEIVESMVNRKLAGIVLAPVDRKALVNIVERAGRERIPVAIFDSAIDTAKKLTYVATDNAEGGRMAARRMGEILGGKGKVGVIGFMAGSASTMERESGFEEEMRAKFPGIELLGVRFGMADRAKALAETENLLTAHPDLAGLFADNESSSVGAVQGLKSRGARNVKLVAFDASQQLVRDCEEGWIDSIVVQDPFKMGYESTRAVVAHLAGKSVDPAIDSGVRLLLREDLGKKEVRDFLFPDIQSILGGSH; from the coding sequence ATGCGAGTCTTCGCCGCAACGGCCGCCACGATGCTGCTCGCCGCCGGGAGCGGGTGCACGCGCGACGCCACGAAAACGATTGGCGTGGCGCCCAAGGGGGCGAGCCACATCTTCTGGCAGACAGTGCACGCGGGCGCGGTGAAGGCGGCGCGCGAAGGCGGCTTCGAAGTGGAGTGGAAAGCGCCCGCGCTCGAGGTGGATTCCTCGCGGCAGATTGAGATTGTCGAATCGATGGTGAACCGGAAGCTGGCCGGAATCGTGCTGGCGCCGGTGGACCGCAAGGCGCTGGTGAACATCGTGGAGCGGGCCGGGCGGGAGCGGATTCCGGTTGCGATCTTCGATAGCGCCATCGATACGGCGAAGAAGCTGACCTACGTCGCCACCGACAACGCCGAGGGCGGCCGGATGGCGGCGCGCCGGATGGGCGAGATCCTGGGAGGCAAGGGCAAGGTGGGCGTGATCGGGTTCATGGCCGGGAGCGCGTCGACGATGGAGCGGGAGTCCGGCTTCGAGGAAGAGATGCGGGCCAAGTTCCCGGGCATCGAACTGCTGGGCGTGCGGTTCGGGATGGCCGACCGCGCCAAGGCGCTGGCCGAGACCGAGAATCTGTTGACGGCCCACCCGGATCTGGCGGGCCTGTTCGCCGACAACGAGTCCAGTTCCGTTGGCGCCGTGCAGGGCCTGAAGAGCCGCGGCGCGCGCAACGTAAAGCTGGTGGCGTTCGACGCCTCACAGCAACTGGTGCGCGATTGCGAGGAGGGCTGGATCGATTCGATCGTCGTGCAGGATCCGTTCAAGATGGGCTACGAATCGACGCGCGCGGTGGTGGCGCACCTGGCCGGCAAGAGCGTGGACCCGGCGATCGACTCGGGCGTGCGGCTGCTGCTGCGCGAAGATCTCGGCAAGAAGGAGGTCCGCGATTTTCTCTTCCCCGACATCCAATCCATCCTGGGCGGTTCCCATTAG
- the mutM gene encoding bifunctional DNA-formamidopyrimidine glycosylase/DNA-(apurinic or apyrimidinic site) lyase: MPELPEAETIVRTLRPLAEGRAIVAVEFLAPRVSRDDPSALAGRRILAVSRYGKQILLELDRGCLLVKLGMTGKLLAGGALTPYTRAVLTLDRGVLLFDDVRQFGSLTLLPAPPAALGPDPLEITASEFAARLRGRDTQVKRALLDQKFLRGVGNIYCDEALFRAGIHPKARTRRLSRARAEALHDALAALLRLAIEYRGSSVSDYVDAAGERGGFQQLHQVYGKEGESCVRCGAPVRRIVFAQRGTHYCPKCQKF, translated from the coding sequence GTGCCGGAACTCCCCGAAGCCGAAACCATCGTTCGCACGCTCCGCCCGCTGGCCGAGGGCCGCGCAATCGTGGCCGTCGAGTTCCTCGCCCCGCGCGTCTCCCGCGACGACCCCTCCGCTCTCGCCGGCCGCCGCATCCTCGCCGTCTCGCGCTACGGCAAACAGATCCTGCTCGAACTCGACCGCGGCTGCCTGCTCGTGAAGCTCGGGATGACCGGCAAGCTCCTCGCCGGCGGCGCGCTCACGCCCTACACGCGCGCCGTGCTCACGCTCGACCGCGGCGTGCTCCTCTTCGACGATGTCCGCCAGTTCGGATCGTTGACTCTCCTTCCGGCCCCGCCCGCCGCCCTCGGCCCGGACCCCCTCGAGATCACCGCCTCCGAGTTTGCCGCCCGCCTCCGCGGCCGCGATACGCAAGTAAAGCGCGCCCTCCTCGATCAGAAGTTCCTGCGCGGCGTGGGCAACATCTATTGCGACGAGGCGCTGTTCCGCGCCGGCATCCATCCGAAGGCGCGCACCCGCCGCCTGAGCCGCGCTCGCGCCGAAGCTCTCCACGACGCGCTGGCCGCCCTGCTGCGGCTCGCCATCGAATACCGCGGATCGTCAGTGAGCGATTACGTCGATGCCGCCGGTGAGCGTGGCGGCTTTCAGCAGCTCCATCAGGTGTATGGAAAAGAAGGCGAATCTTGCGTCCGCTGCGGTGCTCCGGTTCGCCGCATCGTATTCGCGCAGCGGGGAACGCACTACTGCCCGAAATGCCAGAAGTTTTGA
- a CDS encoding Rieske (2Fe-2S) protein: MAFQRVGSLAQLPAGSMLEIDDGEKRIAVCNAGGAIHAIDGTCPHQGGQLAYGALHGATVVCPWHAWEFDCATGEYAGSSRLKLRKYDVRVEGDDILVDY; the protein is encoded by the coding sequence ATGGCCTTCCAACGCGTCGGCTCGCTCGCCCAACTGCCCGCCGGCTCCATGCTCGAAATCGACGACGGCGAGAAGCGCATCGCAGTGTGCAACGCCGGCGGCGCCATCCATGCGATCGACGGAACCTGCCCCCACCAGGGCGGCCAGCTCGCCTACGGCGCGCTCCACGGCGCCACCGTCGTCTGCCCGTGGCACGCCTGGGAGTTCGATTGCGCGACCGGCGAATACGCGGGCAGTTCCCGCCTCAAACTTCGCAAGTACGACGTCCGCGTCGAAGGCGACGACATCCTCGTCGATTACTGA
- a CDS encoding carbon-nitrogen hydrolase family protein, with amino-acid sequence MERIRVASLQYFIRPVQTFEQFRDQVEALVETAADYKCQLVVFPEYFTVQLLTLGLIRRPMREQIRELANQVPRFRDLMAAQARKHRIHIVAGTIPVRDEANADIVYNESFFFSPAGSHGVQGKMHMTRFENEEWIVSPRSELKVFETVFGKVAIAICYDVEFPEIVRAAARLGAHILVVPSCTDDRQGFLRVRYCAMARAIENQMYVIHSGTVGSLPMVPAVSLNYGQAAIFTPSDFAFSRDGILAEGNPNQEMMIVGELNLSTINDSRSSGTVLPLEDSKRSVEIAGRATTMTL; translated from the coding sequence ATGGAAAGGATTCGCGTCGCGTCGCTGCAGTACTTCATCCGGCCCGTCCAGACCTTCGAGCAATTCCGGGACCAAGTGGAGGCCCTCGTCGAGACCGCCGCCGATTACAAGTGCCAATTGGTCGTTTTTCCCGAGTACTTCACGGTGCAGTTGTTAACGCTCGGCCTCATCCGCCGCCCGATGCGCGAGCAGATCCGCGAATTGGCCAACCAGGTGCCGCGGTTCCGCGATCTGATGGCCGCGCAGGCGCGCAAACACCGCATCCATATCGTCGCCGGGACAATCCCGGTCCGCGACGAGGCCAACGCCGACATCGTCTACAACGAGAGCTTTTTCTTCAGTCCGGCGGGCAGCCATGGCGTGCAGGGAAAGATGCACATGACCCGGTTCGAGAACGAAGAGTGGATCGTGTCGCCCCGTTCCGAACTCAAGGTCTTCGAGACGGTGTTCGGGAAGGTGGCCATCGCCATCTGCTACGATGTCGAATTCCCGGAAATCGTCCGGGCGGCGGCGCGGCTCGGAGCGCACATCCTGGTGGTCCCCAGTTGCACCGACGACCGGCAGGGGTTTCTCCGTGTCCGCTACTGCGCGATGGCGCGCGCGATTGAGAACCAGATGTACGTGATTCATTCCGGCACCGTCGGATCGCTTCCGATGGTGCCCGCCGTGTCGCTGAACTACGGCCAGGCCGCGATTTTCACTCCCAGCGATTTCGCCTTCTCCCGTGACGGCATCCTCGCCGAAGGCAATCCCAATCAGGAAATGATGATCGTCGGCGAACTGAACCTCTCCACCATTAACGACTCCCGCTCGAGCGGCACCGTGCTTCCGCTCGAAGACAGCAAGCGCTCGGTAGAGATCGCAGGCCGGGCAACCACGATGACCCTATGA
- a CDS encoding GNAT family N-acetyltransferase has product MTPKLPPIEVRNTTEDDIPVLIDLCREVYPESPPWTEEQLRSHLRVFPEGQFVAYDKRNKRIAGMAASLIVYWDDYDFTDSWRDFTDRGFFTNHDPVRGRTLYGAEVMVKPTMQRKGVGAKLYDARRELVERMGLLRIRAGARLRGYHLYANRMSAEEYVVRVVRGTISGPTLSFQLRHGFHVLAVVHGYLAHDPESLGWAAVIEWLNEQVATPEDYKARNLRFEPPTRV; this is encoded by the coding sequence ATGACCCCCAAGCTTCCCCCGATCGAAGTCCGCAACACCACCGAGGACGATATCCCGGTTCTGATCGACCTGTGCCGCGAAGTCTATCCCGAGAGTCCGCCCTGGACCGAAGAGCAGTTGCGCTCCCATCTCCGCGTGTTTCCCGAGGGCCAGTTCGTCGCCTACGACAAGCGCAACAAACGCATCGCCGGCATGGCCGCCAGCCTCATCGTCTATTGGGACGACTACGACTTCACCGACTCCTGGCGCGACTTCACCGACCGCGGCTTCTTCACCAACCACGATCCCGTTCGCGGCCGCACGCTCTATGGCGCCGAAGTGATGGTGAAGCCCACCATGCAGCGAAAAGGCGTGGGGGCGAAGCTCTATGACGCGCGTCGCGAACTGGTGGAGCGGATGGGATTGCTGCGGATCCGCGCCGGGGCGCGTCTGCGGGGATACCATCTCTACGCGAACCGGATGAGCGCCGAGGAATACGTGGTCCGCGTAGTGCGCGGCACGATCTCCGGGCCCACGCTTTCTTTCCAGTTGCGCCACGGCTTCCACGTGCTGGCCGTGGTCCACGGTTATCTCGCCCACGATCCGGAGAGCCTGGGCTGGGCGGCGGTGATCGAGTGGCTGA
- a CDS encoding sugar phosphate isomerase/epimerase — protein sequence MKLGFVSAILPELDLGRVLSTAHGTGFDCVEVMCWPVGKAERRYAGVTHIDVSGDFNAAEANRVLDIAAATGVSISALGYYPNPLAPDEGESATAVEHLGKVIRAARKLGLDTVNTFIGRDWRHSVDDNWPRFLEVWRPLIALAGDEGVRIGIEHCPMSFSRDEWPGGKNLATSPAIWRRMFADIPAANFGLNYDPSHMIWQQMDYVKPLREFKDRIFHVHAKDARLDRDRLDDVGILAYPNAYHTPKLPGLGDVDWGRFFSVLTDTGYDGPVCVEVEDRAYEGSLERREAALRQSCTFLRHYIPPAG from the coding sequence ATGAAACTTGGATTTGTTTCCGCGATTCTCCCCGAACTCGATCTCGGCCGCGTGCTCTCGACGGCGCACGGCACGGGGTTCGACTGCGTGGAGGTGATGTGCTGGCCGGTGGGCAAGGCGGAACGGCGCTACGCCGGCGTGACGCATATCGACGTTTCCGGCGATTTCAACGCGGCCGAGGCGAACCGGGTGCTCGACATCGCGGCGGCCACGGGCGTCTCGATCAGCGCGCTCGGCTACTATCCGAATCCGCTGGCGCCGGACGAAGGCGAAAGCGCAACGGCAGTGGAACATCTCGGCAAGGTGATCCGCGCCGCCCGCAAGCTGGGCCTCGACACGGTGAACACGTTCATCGGGCGCGACTGGCGGCATTCGGTGGACGACAACTGGCCGCGGTTTCTGGAGGTGTGGCGGCCTCTGATCGCGCTCGCCGGCGACGAAGGCGTGCGCATCGGCATCGAGCACTGCCCGATGTCGTTCTCGCGCGACGAGTGGCCGGGCGGCAAGAATCTGGCCACGTCTCCGGCCATCTGGCGGCGCATGTTCGCCGACATCCCGGCGGCCAACTTCGGGCTCAACTACGACCCGTCGCACATGATCTGGCAGCAGATGGACTATGTGAAGCCGCTGCGCGAGTTCAAAGACCGCATCTTCCATGTCCACGCCAAAGACGCGCGGCTGGACCGGGACCGTCTCGACGACGTGGGCATTCTCGCCTACCCGAACGCGTATCACACGCCGAAACTGCCCGGCCTGGGCGACGTCGACTGGGGGCGGTTCTTCTCCGTGCTCACCGATACGGGCTATGACGGCCCTGTGTGCGTCGAGGTGGAGGACCGCGCCTACGAAGGCTCGCTCGAGCGGCGCGAGGCCGCGCTGCGGCAGAGCTGCACGTTCCTTCGACACTACATTCCGCCAGCCGGATAG